Genomic segment of Alcanivorax borkumensis SK2:
CCTCCGCCGGAAGAGCTTCATTAAATCGGCTAACGTAGATGGGGCTGATGGCAAAGCATGGCCTCCACACTGATCTGAGAACGTGGGCTCGGCCATTGATGTTGGCAGTGTTCACTTAACCCGCTGTTTTTCCAGCTTGCGGGCCAAAGTGCGACGGTGCATACCAAGGCGGCGGGCGGTTTCTGAGATATTAAACCCCGTTTGCGCCAGCGTTTCGTGGATGCGCTCCCACTCCAGAGTCTTGAGATTAGTGGCACGTGCGGTAAGGGACACCTCGGCATTACCCTCCGCCCGGCTGAAGGCCTCTTCAATATCATCCGTATTGGAGGGCTTCGCTAGGTAATGGCAGGCTCCCAGCTTCACCGCTTCCACTGCCGTAGCAATACTGGCATAGCCTGTAAGCACCACAATCAGCATGTCTTCAGCATGCTCGTGCAACGCCTGCACGCAGGCCAATCCAGACGAGTCACCCTTAAGCTTCAGGTCGACTACGGCAAAACCAGGCTCATGGCTTTTTAGCAAAGCCTGCATCGACTCCAAGCTATCCGCATGAATAACTCGATATCCTCGCCTCTCGAACGAACGGGTCAAGGTGCGAGCAAAGGCGTCATCATCTTCTACAATCAATAGCAGTTTTTCGTCCTGCAACGTATCAGTCACCGTTGGTTTCTCCTCTTTCCTGTTTCAGGGCGACCACGGAAAGTGGCAAAGACAACGTTACTAATGCGCCGCCCTGCACCAAATTACTCGCTTTCAGATTACCCCCTAACGTGCGCAGTACATTCATCACTAAAAACAGCCCAAGGCCACTGCCCGGTCGCCCCTTGCTGGACTGATAGGGGCGACCAAGATTGTCGAGCATTGCCTGTGCGAAGCCCGGCCCCCGGTCTGCCACCGACACCAGCAGGGTTTTACCTTCACGGTACACACTCAGCCGCACCCAATTTGGCGAGGCTTCCAGTGCGTTATCCAATACATTATGAATGCTCTGCCGGAGGGCTGAGTCGGACACGATACTCAGGTCTTCCCCAAACTCATTGCTATAAGAAAAATCTTTCACCGGGCGCGTTTCGCGCCACTCGTCCACCAAATCATCCAGAAACGCGCGTACCGTAGTTCCTTCTGAAGATTCCCCCCGTGCCTCGCCCGCCGATAACAAGATACCGCTAACAATAGATTTGCAGCGAAGTACCTGTGTCTGCATCTCAGTAATTTCCTGGGCCAAATCACCATTGGATTTGAACGGCTCCATGTGCCTCCAGTCACCCAGAATCACGGACAGGGTCGCCAGCGGCGTTCCCAGCTCGTGGGCCGCGCCGGAAGCCAACAACCCCATACGCACAATGTGCTCTTCTTCTGCTGCTCGCTGACGCAACTGCGCCAGATGCTCGTCACGCTGACGTCGATTACGGGTAATACGGTTAATGAAAACCACTAGCAGCACACCATTGAGCACAAAACAGATAAACATGCCTTCGATGTAAAGACTGAATAGCCCTTCGGAATGATCCAACGGCATAGGCAATGGGTGGCCATACCAGGCCAGCCAGCCGAAGCACAATGTGGTGGTCACCAGAATCACCCAGGTAGACCACACCTCCAGCAACACCGCACCCAGAATCACTTGCAGTAAATACAGAAACACAAACGGGTTCGAAGCACCGCCGCTCAACGCCAACAGCATGGTCAGCGTGGCCACATCAATCAGCAGGGAAAGGAATAACTCGGTATTGCCAATGGTCTTTGGCAGCCTCATTCGCAACAAACTGACCGCATTGAGCAACAGCAGACCAAACAGCACCATCAGCATTTGCGCCACGGGTAGCTCAATATCAAAGCCGTAATTAACCACCAAAATGGTGGCGAACTGGCCGAACATGGCAATCCAGCGCAGCTGTATCAGTAACTGCAGGTTCTTGCGGCCGGTCAGGTCGTCGCTACTGCGGCGCAGTGCAGAAAATAACGATCCCGATGGAGGAGTCTTAGAGGGTGAGGACGATGACATGATTTCCATAGCCCCAGTTTAGCGCGTTCGGGGTGAATCCCGTAGCACCAGCCAAGCCGCCAGCACCATGCCGAAGGCAAGGGCAAACCAAGTGATGGCGTAGACTAGATGATTATTACGGAAATGAATGACGGTAAGCCCCCCCACGGGTAGCTCACTGTCATCGGCTTGCGCATCGATAAAATAGGGAGCCACCGGAGACAAACCATTCCGCTCGGCCATGGCCTTCACATCCCGTGAGTACCAGCGATTCTCGTCAGGCACATTATCTCGCAATACGCCCCCGCCCGGATGGCTAAGGCGCAACAGCCCGGTGACAGTGACCAGCTCAGCCGGCGTATATTCACCCGATTGTGCAGCCTGGCGTTGCTGCTGGGGTACAAACCCCTGGTTCACATACACCCAGCTACCATCGGCACACTGTAACGGTGCCATCAGCCAGTAGCCTTGCCCCGCTTCGGTGGCTGCCGACACCAACGCAACAGCCTGGGGCTGATATCGGCCACGGACACTAACATGAAGATATTCATGGGTGTCCTCACTGACAGTGGGCCAGTCATGTTGCGACGGGGCGAGCATCGCTTCAGCGTGCACCCGAGTGTCCACGCGAGCGATCAAATTTTCC
This window contains:
- a CDS encoding response regulator transcription factor, producing MTDTLQDEKLLLIVEDDDAFARTLTRSFERRGYRVIHADSLESMQALLKSHEPGFAVVDLKLKGDSSGLACVQALHEHAEDMLIVVLTGYASIATAVEAVKLGACHYLAKPSNTDDIEEAFSRAEGNAEVSLTARATNLKTLEWERIHETLAQTGFNISETARRLGMHRRTLARKLEKQRVK
- a CDS encoding ATP-binding protein, with protein sequence MSSSSPSKTPPSGSLFSALRRSSDDLTGRKNLQLLIQLRWIAMFGQFATILVVNYGFDIELPVAQMLMVLFGLLLLNAVSLLRMRLPKTIGNTELFLSLLIDVATLTMLLALSGGASNPFVFLYLLQVILGAVLLEVWSTWVILVTTTLCFGWLAWYGHPLPMPLDHSEGLFSLYIEGMFICFVLNGVLLVVFINRITRNRRQRDEHLAQLRQRAAEEEHIVRMGLLASGAAHELGTPLATLSVILGDWRHMEPFKSNGDLAQEITEMQTQVLRCKSIVSGILLSAGEARGESSEGTTVRAFLDDLVDEWRETRPVKDFSYSNEFGEDLSIVSDSALRQSIHNVLDNALEASPNWVRLSVYREGKTLLVSVADRGPGFAQAMLDNLGRPYQSSKGRPGSGLGLFLVMNVLRTLGGNLKASNLVQGGALVTLSLPLSVVALKQERGETNGD
- a CDS encoding SURF1 family protein, yielding MARRRIHSFLFLLLTAVAFVGFVALGVWQVKRLAWKENLIARVDTRVHAEAMLAPSQHDWPTVSEDTHEYLHVSVRGRYQPQAVALVSAATEAGQGYWLMAPLQCADGSWVYVNQGFVPQQQRQAAQSGEYTPAELVTVTGLLRLSHPGGGVLRDNVPDENRWYSRDVKAMAERNGLSPVAPYFIDAQADDSELPVGGLTVIHFRNNHLVYAITWFALAFGMVLAAWLVLRDSPRTR